One genomic segment of Fischerella sp. PCC 9605 includes these proteins:
- a CDS encoding S8 family peptidase, producing MTHLGLVKLTKLMELTSGRPEIGVGLIDGPVSVNHSGLSGTNIREISGKLSSNCTHATSIACLHGTFVAGILCANRNSLAPAICPNCTLLIRPIFAETTSASEQIPSATPEELAAAIIESIDAGVRVLNMSVALAQPSSKGQRELEQALGYATKRGVIIVAAAGNQGTLGSSVITRHPWVIPVVACDLQGRPISQSNLGTSIGKQGLRAPGDNITSLGVKDQPLTLGGTSVAAPFVTGAIALLWSLFPDVIASEVKLAITQAHMSRRTTVIPPLLDAWAAYQLMLKSHS from the coding sequence ATGACTCACTTAGGTTTAGTTAAACTCACCAAATTGATGGAACTAACCAGTGGTAGACCTGAAATAGGGGTTGGGTTAATCGATGGACCTGTTAGTGTAAACCATTCTGGTTTATCCGGGACGAATATCCGCGAGATTTCTGGAAAACTAAGCAGCAACTGTACTCACGCCACCAGCATTGCCTGCTTGCATGGAACATTTGTAGCAGGGATCTTGTGCGCGAATCGGAATTCCCTAGCCCCAGCCATCTGCCCCAATTGTACGTTGCTGATACGCCCCATTTTTGCAGAGACAACTTCAGCGAGTGAACAGATACCCAGCGCAACCCCCGAAGAACTGGCAGCGGCAATCATTGAGAGCATTGATGCAGGTGTGCGCGTTCTGAACATGAGTGTTGCCTTGGCACAGCCATCTTCCAAAGGGCAGCGGGAATTAGAACAGGCTTTAGGCTATGCCACAAAGCGTGGTGTGATTATCGTCGCGGCAGCAGGGAACCAGGGAACACTCGGCAGTTCTGTTATTACTCGCCATCCATGGGTGATTCCAGTTGTAGCTTGTGATCTTCAAGGCAGACCCATTAGTCAGTCGAACTTGGGAACTTCGATTGGTAAACAAGGTCTGAGGGCACCTGGGGACAACATTACGAGCCTCGGAGTTAAGGATCAACCGCTCACGTTGGGAGGAACAAGCGTTGCTGCACCATTTGTGACCGGGGCTATTGCACTGTTATGGTCACTATTTCCAGATGTGATTGCGTCTGAGGTCAAACTTGCTATCACTCAAGCTCATATGTCACGGCGAACTACTGTTATTCCACCGTTGTTAGATGCTTGGGCAGCCTATCAGCTCATGCTGAAGTCTCATTCTTAA